Proteins found in one Takifugu flavidus isolate HTHZ2018 chromosome 7, ASM371156v2, whole genome shotgun sequence genomic segment:
- the opa1 gene encoding dynamin-like 120 kDa protein, mitochondrial isoform X1 encodes MLRIGSKTACMACRNLVSTNMGIKFRVPLQKLHPLSRAIHHRFSGNNNPQRPPNRAAARYFTSMSRLPMRSPKPPSGSGGRSYQQQRSFWVARLASRLLKLRYILLGSAVGGGYTAKKTYDEWKEMLPDFSEYNWVIPDFVWELSEQIDLDKLAKALPEMEEIAKLLPDLDKIQENFSFFKSLLSSGVSLVSEVKGASGLHLLLETTGDPSLKATDSSAGAMQDGSDKHHKKGLLGELVLIQQQIQRHEEEVRRAAAANNARPPPPEPAPILPQQTRKSSDKEKIDQLQEELLRTQLKYQRMLERLEKENKELRKVVLQKDDKGIHQRKVKKSLIDMYSEVLDILSDYDANYNTQDHLPRVVVVGDQSSGKTSVLEMIAQARIFPRGSGEMMTRSPVKVTLSEGPHHVAMFKDSGREFDLTKEDDLAALRREIELRMRKSVKEGQTVSSETISLNVKGPGIPRMVLVDLPGVISTVTAGMASDTKETIFKMSKAYMQNPNAIILCIQDGSVDAERSIVTDLVSQMDPHGKRTIFVLTKVDLAEKNLASPSRIQQIVEGKLFPMKALGYFAVVTGKGNSGESIDSIKDYEEDFFQNSRLLRDGRLKPHQVTTKNLSLAVSDCFWKMVRESVEQQADVFKASRFNLETEWKNNYPRLRELDRNELYEKAKNEILDEVISLSQVTPQHWESILQKKLWERVSTHVIENIYLPAAQTMDSGTFNTTVDIKLKQWTDKQLPHKALEVAWETLQEEFARFMAEYKGKDQDDIFDKLKEAVKEESIKRHKWNERAMDSLRVIQHNALEDRSITDKPQWDAAIQFMEETLHSRLKDTESVIRDMVGPDWKQRWLNWKNRTPEQHIRNETKNELERLLKLHDDHTAYLANDEVTTVRKNLEGRGVEVDPVLIKDTWHQLYRRHFLQNALSHCNLCKRGFYYYQRHFVDSELECNDVVLFWRIQRMLVITANTLRQQLTNTEVRRLEKNVKEVLDDFGEDMERKTHLITGRRVQLAEDLKKVREIQEKLEAFIEALHKEK; translated from the exons ATGTTGCGTATTGGGAGTAAAACAGCCTG CATGGCCTGCAGGAATCTGGTCTCCACTAACATGGGGATTAAATTTAGAGTACCACTGCAGAAACTGCACCCACTGTCCCGTGCCATCCACCACCGATTCTCTGGAAACAACAACCCTCAGAGGCCTCCTAATCGCGCCGCAGCCCGCTATTTTACCTCCATGTCGCGATTGCCAATGCGCTCTCCCAAGCCTCCTTCAGGCTCAGGAGGTCGTAGCTaccagcagcagcgcagcttcTGGGTGGCCCGTCTCGCATCGCGACTGTTGAAGCTCCGATACATTCTGCTCGGCTCTGCGGTGGGTGGAGGTTACACCGCTAAAAAG ACGTACGATGAGTGGAAGGAGATGCTGCCCGATTTTAGTGAATACAACTGGGTCATCCCCGATTTTGTCTGGGAGTTAAGCGAACAAATTGATCTTG ACAAACTAGCCAAAGCTTTGCCAGAGATGGAGGAAATAGCCAAACTTCTACCCGACCTTGACAAGATTCAAGAGAATTTCAGTTTCTTCAAAAGCCTCCTATCATCTG GTGTGAGTTTGGTTAGTGAAGTCAAAGGAGCTTCTGGTCTGCATCTGTTGTTAG AAACAACGGGGGATCCATCTCTGAAGGCCACGGATTCTTCTGCAGGAGCAATGCAGGATGGCAGCGACAAGCATCACAAAAAG GGTCTGCTTGGCGAACTCGTTCTTATTCAGCAACAGATCCAGCGGCACGAGGAGGAGGTCCGGCGGGCCGCAGCAGCGAATAATGCGCGTCCCCCACCGCCAGAGCCTGCTCCCATTCTACCTCAACAGACACGCAAG TCATCAGACAAAGAGAAGATCGACCAGCTTCAAGAAGAGTTGCTCCGCACACAG TTAAAATATCAGCGCATGCTGGAGAGACTGGAGAAGGAAAATAAGGAGTTGAGAAAGGTGGTTCTGCAAAAAGATGACAAGGGAATTCACCAGAGGAAAGTGAAG AAATCTCTCATTGACATGTATTCTGAAGTACTGGACATCTTGTCTGACTATGATGCGAACTACAACACCCAGGACCACCTGCCCAGG gtgGTCGTTGTGGGTGATCAGAGCTCTGGGAAGACCAGTGTGCTGGAAATGATAGCCCAGGCCCGGATCTTTCCCAGGGGCTCGGGAGAGATGATGACCCGTTCTCCTGTGAAG GTGACACTCAGTGAAGGCCCCCACCATGTAGCCATGTTTAAAGACAGTGGGCGAGAATTTGACCTGACCAAAGAGGATGAT CTGGCGGCTCTTCGACGTGAGATCGAGCTCAGGATGAGAAAGAGCGTGAAGGAGGGACAGACAGTCAGCTCAGAG ACAATATCCTTGAATGTCAAAGGGCCCGGCATCCCCAGAATGGTTCTTGTTGACTTACCTGGCGTCATCAGT ACGGTAACTGCCGGCATGGCCTCAGACACCAAAGAAACTATCTTCAAAATGAGCAAAGCCTACATGCAGAATCCCAATGCGATCATCCTGTGCATTCAAG ATGGCAGCGTGGATGCAGAGCGCAGCATCGTCACAGACCTGGTCAGTCAGATGGACCCTCATGGGAAGAGGACCATTTTTGTCCTCACCAAGGTGGATTTGGCTGAAAAGAACCTGGCCAGCCCAAGCAGA ATCCAACAAATAGTGGAAGGCAAATTGTTTCCCATGAAGGCCCTGGGCTACTTTGCTGTAGTCACAGGAAAAG GGAATAGTGGGGAGAGCATAGATTCTATTAAAGACTACGAGGAGGACTTTTTCCAGAACTCTAGACTACTGAG GGATGGCAGGCTTAAACCCCACCAGGTGACAACAAAGAACTTGAGTCTGGCTGTGTCTGACTGCTTTTGGAAGATGGTTAGAGAATCTGTTGAACAGCAGGCTGACGTCTTCAAAG CGTCTCGCTTCAACCTGGAAACGGAGTGGAAGAACAACTACCCTCGGCTGAGAGAGCTGGACAGG AATGAACTATATGAAAAGGCCAAAAATGAAATCTTGGATGAAGTTATTAGTCTGAGTCAAGTGACCCCACAACACTG GGAGTCTATCTTGCAGAAGAAGCTATGGGAGCGTGTTTCCACCCATGTCATTGAGAACATTTATTTACCTGCTGCCCAAACAATGGATTCTGGTACCTTTAACACCACTGTAGACATCAAACTGAAGCAGTGGACCGACAAACAACTTCCACACAAAGCCCTGGAG GTTGCCTGGGAGACACTGCAGGAAGAGTTTGCCCGCTTCATGGCTGAATACAAAGGCAAAGACCAGGATGACATTTTTGACAAGTTGAAGGAGGCTGTAAAAGAAGAAAGCATCAAAAGGCACAAATGGAATGAAAGGGCCATGGACAGCCTG agagtgATCCAACACAATGCCCTTGAAGACCGGTCCATCACAGACAAGCCCCAGTGGGATGCAGCCATCCAGTTCATGGAAGAAACCCTGCATTCACGTCTCAAAGACA CCGAGTCTGTGATCAGAGACATGGTGGGTCCAGACTGGAAGCAGAGGTGGCTGAACTGGAAGAATCGCACACCAGAGCAG CATATTCGCAACGAGACAAAAAATGAGCTGGAGCGTTTGCTGAAGCTGCACGATGACCACACAGCCTACCTGGCCAATGATGAGGTCACCACCGTCAGAAAGAATCTTGAGGGTAGAGGGGTGGAAGTGGATCCAGTGCTG ATTAAAGACACGTGGCACCAACTCTACCGAAGGCACTTCCTGCAGAATGccctgtcccactgtaacctcTGTAAGAGAGGTTTTTACTACTACCAGAGACATTTTGTTGACTCTGAG TTGGAGTGTAATGACGTggtgctgttctggaggatccagaggatGCTGGTCATCACTGCTAACACTCTCCGACAACAGCTCACCAATACTGAGG TGCGCAGGTTggagaaaaatgtaaaagaggTGTTGGATGACTTTGGGGAAGACATGGAGAGGAAGACCCACCTGATCACTGGCCGTCGAGTCCAGCTCGCTGAAGATCTCA
- the opa1 gene encoding dynamin-like 120 kDa protein, mitochondrial isoform X2, protein MLRIGSKTACMACRNLVSTNMGIKFRVPLQKLHPLSRAIHHRFSGNNNPQRPPNRAAARYFTSMSRLPMRSPKPPSGSGGRSYQQQRSFWVARLASRLLKLRYILLGSAVGGGYTAKKTYDEWKEMLPDFSEYNWVIPDFVWELSEQIDLDKLAKALPEMEEIAKLLPDLDKIQENFSFFKSLLSSETTGDPSLKATDSSAGAMQDGSDKHHKKGLLGELVLIQQQIQRHEEEVRRAAAANNARPPPPEPAPILPQQTRKSSDKEKIDQLQEELLRTQLKYQRMLERLEKENKELRKVVLQKDDKGIHQRKVKKSLIDMYSEVLDILSDYDANYNTQDHLPRVVVVGDQSSGKTSVLEMIAQARIFPRGSGEMMTRSPVKVTLSEGPHHVAMFKDSGREFDLTKEDDLAALRREIELRMRKSVKEGQTVSSETISLNVKGPGIPRMVLVDLPGVISTVTAGMASDTKETIFKMSKAYMQNPNAIILCIQDGSVDAERSIVTDLVSQMDPHGKRTIFVLTKVDLAEKNLASPSRIQQIVEGKLFPMKALGYFAVVTGKGNSGESIDSIKDYEEDFFQNSRLLRDGRLKPHQVTTKNLSLAVSDCFWKMVRESVEQQADVFKASRFNLETEWKNNYPRLRELDRNELYEKAKNEILDEVISLSQVTPQHWESILQKKLWERVSTHVIENIYLPAAQTMDSGTFNTTVDIKLKQWTDKQLPHKALEVAWETLQEEFARFMAEYKGKDQDDIFDKLKEAVKEESIKRHKWNERAMDSLRVIQHNALEDRSITDKPQWDAAIQFMEETLHSRLKDTESVIRDMVGPDWKQRWLNWKNRTPEQHIRNETKNELERLLKLHDDHTAYLANDEVTTVRKNLEGRGVEVDPVLIKDTWHQLYRRHFLQNALSHCNLCKRGFYYYQRHFVDSELECNDVVLFWRIQRMLVITANTLRQQLTNTEVRRLEKNVKEVLDDFGEDMERKTHLITGRRVQLAEDLKKVREIQEKLEAFIEALHKEK, encoded by the exons ATGTTGCGTATTGGGAGTAAAACAGCCTG CATGGCCTGCAGGAATCTGGTCTCCACTAACATGGGGATTAAATTTAGAGTACCACTGCAGAAACTGCACCCACTGTCCCGTGCCATCCACCACCGATTCTCTGGAAACAACAACCCTCAGAGGCCTCCTAATCGCGCCGCAGCCCGCTATTTTACCTCCATGTCGCGATTGCCAATGCGCTCTCCCAAGCCTCCTTCAGGCTCAGGAGGTCGTAGCTaccagcagcagcgcagcttcTGGGTGGCCCGTCTCGCATCGCGACTGTTGAAGCTCCGATACATTCTGCTCGGCTCTGCGGTGGGTGGAGGTTACACCGCTAAAAAG ACGTACGATGAGTGGAAGGAGATGCTGCCCGATTTTAGTGAATACAACTGGGTCATCCCCGATTTTGTCTGGGAGTTAAGCGAACAAATTGATCTTG ACAAACTAGCCAAAGCTTTGCCAGAGATGGAGGAAATAGCCAAACTTCTACCCGACCTTGACAAGATTCAAGAGAATTTCAGTTTCTTCAAAAGCCTCCTATCATCTG AAACAACGGGGGATCCATCTCTGAAGGCCACGGATTCTTCTGCAGGAGCAATGCAGGATGGCAGCGACAAGCATCACAAAAAG GGTCTGCTTGGCGAACTCGTTCTTATTCAGCAACAGATCCAGCGGCACGAGGAGGAGGTCCGGCGGGCCGCAGCAGCGAATAATGCGCGTCCCCCACCGCCAGAGCCTGCTCCCATTCTACCTCAACAGACACGCAAG TCATCAGACAAAGAGAAGATCGACCAGCTTCAAGAAGAGTTGCTCCGCACACAG TTAAAATATCAGCGCATGCTGGAGAGACTGGAGAAGGAAAATAAGGAGTTGAGAAAGGTGGTTCTGCAAAAAGATGACAAGGGAATTCACCAGAGGAAAGTGAAG AAATCTCTCATTGACATGTATTCTGAAGTACTGGACATCTTGTCTGACTATGATGCGAACTACAACACCCAGGACCACCTGCCCAGG gtgGTCGTTGTGGGTGATCAGAGCTCTGGGAAGACCAGTGTGCTGGAAATGATAGCCCAGGCCCGGATCTTTCCCAGGGGCTCGGGAGAGATGATGACCCGTTCTCCTGTGAAG GTGACACTCAGTGAAGGCCCCCACCATGTAGCCATGTTTAAAGACAGTGGGCGAGAATTTGACCTGACCAAAGAGGATGAT CTGGCGGCTCTTCGACGTGAGATCGAGCTCAGGATGAGAAAGAGCGTGAAGGAGGGACAGACAGTCAGCTCAGAG ACAATATCCTTGAATGTCAAAGGGCCCGGCATCCCCAGAATGGTTCTTGTTGACTTACCTGGCGTCATCAGT ACGGTAACTGCCGGCATGGCCTCAGACACCAAAGAAACTATCTTCAAAATGAGCAAAGCCTACATGCAGAATCCCAATGCGATCATCCTGTGCATTCAAG ATGGCAGCGTGGATGCAGAGCGCAGCATCGTCACAGACCTGGTCAGTCAGATGGACCCTCATGGGAAGAGGACCATTTTTGTCCTCACCAAGGTGGATTTGGCTGAAAAGAACCTGGCCAGCCCAAGCAGA ATCCAACAAATAGTGGAAGGCAAATTGTTTCCCATGAAGGCCCTGGGCTACTTTGCTGTAGTCACAGGAAAAG GGAATAGTGGGGAGAGCATAGATTCTATTAAAGACTACGAGGAGGACTTTTTCCAGAACTCTAGACTACTGAG GGATGGCAGGCTTAAACCCCACCAGGTGACAACAAAGAACTTGAGTCTGGCTGTGTCTGACTGCTTTTGGAAGATGGTTAGAGAATCTGTTGAACAGCAGGCTGACGTCTTCAAAG CGTCTCGCTTCAACCTGGAAACGGAGTGGAAGAACAACTACCCTCGGCTGAGAGAGCTGGACAGG AATGAACTATATGAAAAGGCCAAAAATGAAATCTTGGATGAAGTTATTAGTCTGAGTCAAGTGACCCCACAACACTG GGAGTCTATCTTGCAGAAGAAGCTATGGGAGCGTGTTTCCACCCATGTCATTGAGAACATTTATTTACCTGCTGCCCAAACAATGGATTCTGGTACCTTTAACACCACTGTAGACATCAAACTGAAGCAGTGGACCGACAAACAACTTCCACACAAAGCCCTGGAG GTTGCCTGGGAGACACTGCAGGAAGAGTTTGCCCGCTTCATGGCTGAATACAAAGGCAAAGACCAGGATGACATTTTTGACAAGTTGAAGGAGGCTGTAAAAGAAGAAAGCATCAAAAGGCACAAATGGAATGAAAGGGCCATGGACAGCCTG agagtgATCCAACACAATGCCCTTGAAGACCGGTCCATCACAGACAAGCCCCAGTGGGATGCAGCCATCCAGTTCATGGAAGAAACCCTGCATTCACGTCTCAAAGACA CCGAGTCTGTGATCAGAGACATGGTGGGTCCAGACTGGAAGCAGAGGTGGCTGAACTGGAAGAATCGCACACCAGAGCAG CATATTCGCAACGAGACAAAAAATGAGCTGGAGCGTTTGCTGAAGCTGCACGATGACCACACAGCCTACCTGGCCAATGATGAGGTCACCACCGTCAGAAAGAATCTTGAGGGTAGAGGGGTGGAAGTGGATCCAGTGCTG ATTAAAGACACGTGGCACCAACTCTACCGAAGGCACTTCCTGCAGAATGccctgtcccactgtaacctcTGTAAGAGAGGTTTTTACTACTACCAGAGACATTTTGTTGACTCTGAG TTGGAGTGTAATGACGTggtgctgttctggaggatccagaggatGCTGGTCATCACTGCTAACACTCTCCGACAACAGCTCACCAATACTGAGG TGCGCAGGTTggagaaaaatgtaaaagaggTGTTGGATGACTTTGGGGAAGACATGGAGAGGAAGACCCACCTGATCACTGGCCGTCGAGTCCAGCTCGCTGAAGATCTCA
- the opa1 gene encoding dynamin-like 120 kDa protein, mitochondrial isoform X4: protein MLRIGSKTACMACRNLVSTNMGIKFRVPLQKLHPLSRAIHHRFSGNNNPQRPPNRAAARYFTSMSRLPMRSPKPPSGSGGRSYQQQRSFWVARLASRLLKLRYILLGSAVGGGYTAKKTYDEWKEMLPDFSEYNWVIPDFVWELSEQIDLDKLAKALPEMEEIAKLLPDLDKIQENFSFFKSLLSSETTGDPSLKATDSSAGAMQDGSDKHHKKSSDKEKIDQLQEELLRTQLKYQRMLERLEKENKELRKVVLQKDDKGIHQRKVKKSLIDMYSEVLDILSDYDANYNTQDHLPRVVVVGDQSSGKTSVLEMIAQARIFPRGSGEMMTRSPVKVTLSEGPHHVAMFKDSGREFDLTKEDDLAALRREIELRMRKSVKEGQTVSSETISLNVKGPGIPRMVLVDLPGVISTVTAGMASDTKETIFKMSKAYMQNPNAIILCIQDGSVDAERSIVTDLVSQMDPHGKRTIFVLTKVDLAEKNLASPSRIQQIVEGKLFPMKALGYFAVVTGKGNSGESIDSIKDYEEDFFQNSRLLRDGRLKPHQVTTKNLSLAVSDCFWKMVRESVEQQADVFKASRFNLETEWKNNYPRLRELDRNELYEKAKNEILDEVISLSQVTPQHWESILQKKLWERVSTHVIENIYLPAAQTMDSGTFNTTVDIKLKQWTDKQLPHKALEVAWETLQEEFARFMAEYKGKDQDDIFDKLKEAVKEESIKRHKWNERAMDSLRVIQHNALEDRSITDKPQWDAAIQFMEETLHSRLKDTESVIRDMVGPDWKQRWLNWKNRTPEQHIRNETKNELERLLKLHDDHTAYLANDEVTTVRKNLEGRGVEVDPVLIKDTWHQLYRRHFLQNALSHCNLCKRGFYYYQRHFVDSELECNDVVLFWRIQRMLVITANTLRQQLTNTEVRRLEKNVKEVLDDFGEDMERKTHLITGRRVQLAEDLKKVREIQEKLEAFIEALHKEK from the exons ATGTTGCGTATTGGGAGTAAAACAGCCTG CATGGCCTGCAGGAATCTGGTCTCCACTAACATGGGGATTAAATTTAGAGTACCACTGCAGAAACTGCACCCACTGTCCCGTGCCATCCACCACCGATTCTCTGGAAACAACAACCCTCAGAGGCCTCCTAATCGCGCCGCAGCCCGCTATTTTACCTCCATGTCGCGATTGCCAATGCGCTCTCCCAAGCCTCCTTCAGGCTCAGGAGGTCGTAGCTaccagcagcagcgcagcttcTGGGTGGCCCGTCTCGCATCGCGACTGTTGAAGCTCCGATACATTCTGCTCGGCTCTGCGGTGGGTGGAGGTTACACCGCTAAAAAG ACGTACGATGAGTGGAAGGAGATGCTGCCCGATTTTAGTGAATACAACTGGGTCATCCCCGATTTTGTCTGGGAGTTAAGCGAACAAATTGATCTTG ACAAACTAGCCAAAGCTTTGCCAGAGATGGAGGAAATAGCCAAACTTCTACCCGACCTTGACAAGATTCAAGAGAATTTCAGTTTCTTCAAAAGCCTCCTATCATCTG AAACAACGGGGGATCCATCTCTGAAGGCCACGGATTCTTCTGCAGGAGCAATGCAGGATGGCAGCGACAAGCATCACAAAAAG TCATCAGACAAAGAGAAGATCGACCAGCTTCAAGAAGAGTTGCTCCGCACACAG TTAAAATATCAGCGCATGCTGGAGAGACTGGAGAAGGAAAATAAGGAGTTGAGAAAGGTGGTTCTGCAAAAAGATGACAAGGGAATTCACCAGAGGAAAGTGAAG AAATCTCTCATTGACATGTATTCTGAAGTACTGGACATCTTGTCTGACTATGATGCGAACTACAACACCCAGGACCACCTGCCCAGG gtgGTCGTTGTGGGTGATCAGAGCTCTGGGAAGACCAGTGTGCTGGAAATGATAGCCCAGGCCCGGATCTTTCCCAGGGGCTCGGGAGAGATGATGACCCGTTCTCCTGTGAAG GTGACACTCAGTGAAGGCCCCCACCATGTAGCCATGTTTAAAGACAGTGGGCGAGAATTTGACCTGACCAAAGAGGATGAT CTGGCGGCTCTTCGACGTGAGATCGAGCTCAGGATGAGAAAGAGCGTGAAGGAGGGACAGACAGTCAGCTCAGAG ACAATATCCTTGAATGTCAAAGGGCCCGGCATCCCCAGAATGGTTCTTGTTGACTTACCTGGCGTCATCAGT ACGGTAACTGCCGGCATGGCCTCAGACACCAAAGAAACTATCTTCAAAATGAGCAAAGCCTACATGCAGAATCCCAATGCGATCATCCTGTGCATTCAAG ATGGCAGCGTGGATGCAGAGCGCAGCATCGTCACAGACCTGGTCAGTCAGATGGACCCTCATGGGAAGAGGACCATTTTTGTCCTCACCAAGGTGGATTTGGCTGAAAAGAACCTGGCCAGCCCAAGCAGA ATCCAACAAATAGTGGAAGGCAAATTGTTTCCCATGAAGGCCCTGGGCTACTTTGCTGTAGTCACAGGAAAAG GGAATAGTGGGGAGAGCATAGATTCTATTAAAGACTACGAGGAGGACTTTTTCCAGAACTCTAGACTACTGAG GGATGGCAGGCTTAAACCCCACCAGGTGACAACAAAGAACTTGAGTCTGGCTGTGTCTGACTGCTTTTGGAAGATGGTTAGAGAATCTGTTGAACAGCAGGCTGACGTCTTCAAAG CGTCTCGCTTCAACCTGGAAACGGAGTGGAAGAACAACTACCCTCGGCTGAGAGAGCTGGACAGG AATGAACTATATGAAAAGGCCAAAAATGAAATCTTGGATGAAGTTATTAGTCTGAGTCAAGTGACCCCACAACACTG GGAGTCTATCTTGCAGAAGAAGCTATGGGAGCGTGTTTCCACCCATGTCATTGAGAACATTTATTTACCTGCTGCCCAAACAATGGATTCTGGTACCTTTAACACCACTGTAGACATCAAACTGAAGCAGTGGACCGACAAACAACTTCCACACAAAGCCCTGGAG GTTGCCTGGGAGACACTGCAGGAAGAGTTTGCCCGCTTCATGGCTGAATACAAAGGCAAAGACCAGGATGACATTTTTGACAAGTTGAAGGAGGCTGTAAAAGAAGAAAGCATCAAAAGGCACAAATGGAATGAAAGGGCCATGGACAGCCTG agagtgATCCAACACAATGCCCTTGAAGACCGGTCCATCACAGACAAGCCCCAGTGGGATGCAGCCATCCAGTTCATGGAAGAAACCCTGCATTCACGTCTCAAAGACA CCGAGTCTGTGATCAGAGACATGGTGGGTCCAGACTGGAAGCAGAGGTGGCTGAACTGGAAGAATCGCACACCAGAGCAG CATATTCGCAACGAGACAAAAAATGAGCTGGAGCGTTTGCTGAAGCTGCACGATGACCACACAGCCTACCTGGCCAATGATGAGGTCACCACCGTCAGAAAGAATCTTGAGGGTAGAGGGGTGGAAGTGGATCCAGTGCTG ATTAAAGACACGTGGCACCAACTCTACCGAAGGCACTTCCTGCAGAATGccctgtcccactgtaacctcTGTAAGAGAGGTTTTTACTACTACCAGAGACATTTTGTTGACTCTGAG TTGGAGTGTAATGACGTggtgctgttctggaggatccagaggatGCTGGTCATCACTGCTAACACTCTCCGACAACAGCTCACCAATACTGAGG TGCGCAGGTTggagaaaaatgtaaaagaggTGTTGGATGACTTTGGGGAAGACATGGAGAGGAAGACCCACCTGATCACTGGCCGTCGAGTCCAGCTCGCTGAAGATCTCA